From the genome of Alcanivorax sp.:
TGTCCTCGGCGCCGGGACCATCCCAGTTATGGTAGATGCTGATATGGGTAGGCGGGGTGGTCACTCTGGTTATTTTCATTCGGACACCTGCTCGCGTTGTTATGGGTATCTCTCCACGCTAACGCTGACACAAGGTCTGGGAAATGGGTTTGAGTGACATTCGGTCGGATTCATGGCGCGAAAGCACAATTGCACGCCGGATGCTTGACGCCGAACGCCCGACGCTAATAACAGTCCCCGGGATCTGTAGCGTCAGGCGTCAGGCGTCAGGCGTCGGGCATCAGGCGTTATCTTCTGAAAGCAGGAAATGGGCGCGGGCGATGGTGATGGGTTCCTGGCGGTTCTTTTGCCAGGCACTGATGTGCACATTGGCTATTCGCCGCCCCAGCCGGGTGACGCTGCACTCGGCGTAGGTATCGCGGAAATGGCCAGCACGCAGATAATCGATGGTGAAATCGATGGTTTTGGGCACCCTGGGCTCGCCCATCTGCAACAGAATGAAGATAATGGCAGCCTGCTCCATGAACCCGGCCACGGCCCCACCATGCAAGGCGGGCAAGGTAGGGTTACCAATCACGTTGTCATGCTTGGGAAGCACGAAAGTAAGCTCGTCCCCCTGGGCGATAACCTTGATGCCCAGAAACCGGGCGTAGGGAACTCGATCGACCAGTTCCTGATAATCTGTTTCACCACTGCGGCATTCTTCAATCAGGTTCTTCAGTGCTTTCATTGGCCCACCACCTTGCCCGCAGTATCGATCTTGAGTCGTGTATAGGTTGCCAGCCCGGTTGCGATGGGCTCGTCCTCATTACCCTCTTCCCAGCTGGTCAGGCGCACGAACGCCACGTGGTCAGTCAATCGATAGCAGCTGGCCTCGCAGATCACCGATGCCCCTTTGGCCGGACCGCGAAGATGATCCAGTCTGAAGTCGATAGTGGGGGTGATTTCGAAGGTCGGAAAAGTACGACATGTCACCGCCATTCCTCCGGCCTGGTCCATCATGGCGAAAATGGCACCACCATGCATGACCCCGTTTTCCGGGTTGCCGACAAGGTCTTCGCGCCACGGCAATACGGTGCGGACCGCATATTCTTCGGCGCTGAGCACCTCCATGCCAAGTACCTTCGAATGACGC
Proteins encoded in this window:
- a CDS encoding PaaI family thioesterase: MKALKNLIEECRSGETDYQELVDRVPYARFLGIKVIAQGDELTFVLPKHDNVIGNPTLPALHGGAVAGFMEQAAIIFILLQMGEPRVPKTIDFTIDYLRAGHFRDTYAECSVTRLGRRIANVHISAWQKNRQEPITIARAHFLLSEDNA
- a CDS encoding PaaI family thioesterase — protein: MTESASPFTRLDICNRFLDSVRHSKVLGMEVLSAEEYAVRTVLPWREDLVGNPENGVMHGGAIFAMMDQAGGMAVTCRTFPTFEITPTIDFRLDHLRGPAKGASVICEASCYRLTDHVAFVRLTSWEEGNEDEPIATGLATYTRLKIDTAGKVVGQ